One part of the Mycobacterium marinum genome encodes these proteins:
- a CDS encoding NADPH:quinone oxidoreductase family protein — protein sequence MRAIVCNAYGPPEDLVLDEVPDPVPATGQVLVRVRAAAVNFPDVLFIAGKYQIKIPPPFIPGNEIAGEVVSVGGGVTLVPGQRVFGTTFGAFAELALLDGAAAEPIPDDADFASAAAFGVTYRTAYHALRSVAQVSQGDWVVVLGAAGGVGLAAVDLAVAMGARVLAAASSPEKLGLCRQRGAEAVVDYGQEDLKLRIRELTGESARVVLDPVGGSYAEPALRGLARGGMFVTLGYAAGSIPAIPLNLVMLKNLTIRGMEIRTFMGDYPDECARDVAELSQMFAAGKIRPHIGARFPLADTPAALRYVAERKVLGKVVIDVA from the coding sequence ATGCGCGCGATCGTCTGTAACGCCTACGGTCCACCGGAAGATCTGGTGCTAGACGAAGTTCCCGACCCCGTTCCCGCAACCGGTCAGGTGCTGGTGCGGGTTCGCGCCGCGGCGGTCAACTTTCCCGACGTGCTGTTCATCGCGGGCAAGTACCAGATCAAGATCCCACCCCCATTCATCCCCGGCAACGAGATCGCCGGCGAAGTCGTGAGCGTCGGCGGGGGCGTGACTCTGGTTCCGGGGCAACGCGTATTCGGCACGACATTCGGGGCGTTCGCCGAGTTGGCGCTGCTCGACGGGGCGGCGGCCGAACCCATCCCCGACGACGCCGACTTCGCGTCCGCCGCCGCGTTCGGCGTCACCTACCGCACCGCCTATCATGCGCTGCGCTCGGTAGCCCAAGTGTCGCAGGGCGATTGGGTCGTGGTGCTCGGCGCGGCAGGCGGTGTGGGCCTGGCCGCCGTCGATCTGGCGGTGGCGATGGGTGCCCGGGTGCTGGCAGCAGCATCCAGTCCGGAGAAGCTGGGTTTGTGCCGCCAGCGCGGCGCCGAGGCCGTCGTCGACTATGGCCAGGAGGACCTGAAGCTGCGAATCCGGGAACTGACCGGCGAGAGCGCCCGCGTCGTCCTCGATCCCGTCGGCGGATCGTACGCCGAACCCGCGCTGCGTGGCCTGGCCCGCGGGGGCATGTTCGTCACCCTGGGCTACGCGGCCGGATCCATTCCGGCCATTCCGCTCAACCTGGTGATGCTCAAGAACCTCACCATCCGCGGCATGGAGATCCGCACCTTCATGGGCGACTACCCCGACGAGTGCGCCCGCGATGTCGCAGAGCTGTCACAGATGTTCGCCGCTGGAAAGATCCGGCCGCACATCGGCGCCCGCTTCCCATTGGCCGACACGCCTGCCGCGCTGCGCTACGTCGCCGAACGCAAGGTGCTGGGCAAGGTGGTGATCGACGTCGCGTGA
- a CDS encoding alkyl/aryl-sulfatase translates to MPVDHKPPTAAIETAHGEHSLPLQDTRDFDDADRGFIAALTPCVIKAADGRVVWDNDAYSFLDGPAPTSVHPSLWRQSTLAAKQGLYEVVPGIYQVRGFDLSNITFVEGDTGIIVIDPLVSTEVAAAALTLYRAHRDADRPVVAVIYTHSHVDHFGGVLGVTSQDDVDAGKVKVLAPQGFTEHAVQENVYAGPAMTRRATYMYGTLLERGPQAQVGCGLGQTPSTGEVAIINPTVDIRSTGEKHTIDGVEIEFQMAPGTEAPAEMHFYFPKFRALCMAENATHNLHNLLTLRGALVRDPHAWSGYLTEAIDTFADRADVVFASHHWPTWGRERIVEFLALQRDLYAYLHDQTLRLLNQGYTGVEIAEMFQMPPALEQAWHTRGYYGSVNHNVKAVYQRYMGWFDGNPGRLWPHPPEELAPRYVEAMGGIDQVVELAQQAFDSGDFRWAATLLDHAVFTDSEHSAARTLYADTLEQLAYGAENAVWRNFFLCGAAELRDGKFGTAVQTTSPTLLTQLTPEQIFDSLAIRIDGPRSWDLDLTIDVTFEDLNANYRLALSNGVLVHRKVAADEATASATVKLQNKSRLLAVAMGDVTSPGLEVSGDESVLQTLAGVLDEPDPDFNIILP, encoded by the coding sequence GTGCCGGTGGACCACAAACCCCCTACCGCGGCGATCGAAACGGCTCATGGCGAACACTCCCTACCGCTACAGGACACCCGAGATTTCGACGACGCTGACCGTGGCTTCATCGCGGCCTTGACCCCGTGCGTCATCAAGGCCGCCGACGGCCGAGTCGTGTGGGACAACGACGCGTATTCGTTTCTCGACGGCCCCGCGCCCACATCGGTGCATCCCAGTCTGTGGCGCCAATCGACACTGGCTGCCAAACAAGGCTTGTACGAAGTCGTGCCGGGCATCTACCAGGTTCGCGGATTCGACCTGTCAAACATCACCTTTGTCGAGGGTGACACCGGAATCATCGTCATCGACCCCTTGGTATCCACCGAGGTCGCGGCCGCCGCGTTGACCCTGTACCGCGCCCACCGCGATGCGGACCGGCCGGTGGTCGCGGTGATCTATACCCACAGTCACGTCGATCATTTCGGCGGAGTGCTCGGCGTCACCTCCCAGGACGACGTGGACGCGGGCAAGGTGAAGGTGCTCGCCCCGCAAGGCTTCACCGAGCATGCCGTTCAGGAGAACGTCTACGCGGGACCGGCGATGACCCGCCGTGCGACCTACATGTACGGCACATTGCTCGAACGTGGACCACAGGCGCAAGTGGGCTGCGGGCTCGGCCAGACGCCATCGACCGGCGAGGTCGCCATCATCAACCCGACTGTCGACATCCGTTCGACCGGGGAAAAACACACCATCGACGGCGTGGAGATCGAATTCCAGATGGCGCCGGGCACCGAAGCCCCCGCCGAGATGCACTTCTATTTCCCGAAGTTCCGCGCCCTGTGCATGGCCGAAAACGCCACCCACAATCTGCACAACCTGCTGACGCTACGCGGCGCGCTGGTGCGTGACCCGCACGCATGGTCGGGCTACCTCACCGAGGCGATCGATACGTTCGCCGACCGCGCCGACGTGGTCTTCGCATCCCACCACTGGCCGACCTGGGGCCGTGAACGCATCGTCGAATTCCTGGCGCTGCAACGAGACCTCTACGCGTACCTGCATGACCAGACGCTGCGGCTGCTCAACCAGGGTTACACCGGTGTGGAGATCGCTGAAATGTTCCAGATGCCGCCGGCATTGGAGCAGGCCTGGCATACCCGCGGCTACTACGGGTCGGTCAACCACAACGTCAAAGCCGTTTATCAGCGATACATGGGTTGGTTCGACGGCAACCCCGGCCGGCTGTGGCCGCATCCCCCCGAAGAGCTCGCGCCTCGCTACGTCGAGGCCATGGGCGGGATCGATCAGGTGGTCGAACTCGCCCAGCAGGCTTTCGATTCCGGCGACTTCCGCTGGGCGGCCACGCTGCTCGATCACGCGGTGTTCACCGACAGCGAGCATTCCGCGGCCCGGACTCTCTACGCCGACACCCTGGAGCAGCTGGCCTATGGCGCCGAGAACGCGGTGTGGCGCAACTTCTTCCTGTGCGGCGCGGCCGAGTTGCGCGACGGCAAGTTCGGTACCGCCGTGCAAACCACCTCGCCGACTCTGCTGACCCAGCTGACTCCGGAACAGATCTTCGACAGCCTGGCGATCCGCATCGACGGTCCGCGCAGCTGGGACCTGGACCTCACCATCGATGTGACGTTCGAGGATCTCAACGCCAACTACCGGCTTGCGCTGAGCAATGGTGTGTTGGTGCACCGCAAGGTCGCCGCGGATGAAGCGACGGCGTCGGCAACCGTCAAGCTGCAGAACAAGTCTCGGCTGCTGGCCGTGGCGATGGGCGACGTCACCTCGCCCGGGCTCGAGGTCTCCGGGGACGAGTCGGTGTTGCAGACGCTGGCCGGTGTGCTCGATGAGCCGGACCCCGACTTCAACATCATCCTGCCCTAG
- a CDS encoding lipoprotein LpqH yields MKRGLTVAVAGAAIFVAGLSGCSSNKSTTSGGESSSTGSTSASTGGGQASGTKVLIDGQDQHVTGSVVCTTAAGNVNIAIGGAATGIAAVLTDANPPEVKSVGLGNVNGVTLGYTSGTGQGNASATKDGSSYKISGTATGVDMANPMSPVNKPFEINVTCP; encoded by the coding sequence GTGAAGCGTGGACTGACGGTCGCGGTTGCCGGAGCGGCCATTTTTGTCGCGGGTCTTTCCGGATGTTCGAGCAACAAGTCGACCACAAGCGGTGGCGAAAGCTCGAGTACGGGCTCGACATCAGCAAGCACCGGAGGCGGTCAAGCCTCCGGCACAAAGGTCCTCATCGATGGGCAAGACCAGCACGTGACCGGCTCCGTCGTATGCACGACGGCCGCGGGCAACGTCAACATCGCGATCGGTGGAGCAGCCACCGGTATCGCCGCGGTGCTCACCGACGCCAACCCCCCGGAGGTCAAGTCGGTCGGGCTCGGCAACGTCAACGGCGTGACGCTGGGCTACACGTCGGGCACCGGCCAGGGCAACGCCTCGGCGACCAAGGACGGCAGCAGCTACAAGATCAGCGGCACGGCGACGGGGGTCGACATGGCCAACCCGATGTCCCCGGTGAACAAGCCGTTCGAAATCAACGTGACCTGCCCCTAG
- a CDS encoding sensor histidine kinase, which produces MSSNRLVRRPGAWSLRLRLLVGQILVLAVVCVGITAATELALHHHLVAQLDGQLGGTSHRSALMYPESSHRFWRHQHRYWRPGPGPRFLDAPGQPAGMVGAVVRDGKAIVAGYLTNSGDRAEISPTAQAQLAAVAGSQDPVTLNLDGLGRYRVVSALSRRGDELIVTGLSMSDVDATMIRMLIIFGIVTIVALVAATTAGAIIIRRALAPLRRVAQTATEVVDLPLDRGEVELPVRVSETDANPDTEVGQLGSALNRMLDHIAAALSTRQASETRVRQFVADASHELRTPLAAIRGYTELAQRMGDDRAAVAHAMSRVGSETERITSLVEDLLLLARLDSGRPLEREPVDMSRLAVDAVSDAHIAGPDHQWELDLPAEPVVVTGDAARLHQVVANLLANARIHTGPGAVVTTRLSSGPTHVVLEVIDNGPGIPEAMQSEIFERFARGDTSRSRKGGSTGLGLAIVAAVVKAHNGTITVNSSPGRTEFAVRLPLDAWQRSGVPPG; this is translated from the coding sequence ATGTCCTCAAACCGGCTCGTTAGGAGACCGGGCGCCTGGTCGCTTCGGCTGCGCCTGCTGGTCGGGCAGATCCTCGTCCTAGCCGTTGTTTGTGTGGGAATCACCGCCGCAACCGAACTGGCGCTGCATCACCACCTGGTCGCACAGCTCGACGGGCAACTGGGCGGAACGTCGCATCGATCGGCGTTGATGTACCCCGAGTCGTCCCATCGATTCTGGCGGCACCAGCACCGATACTGGCGCCCCGGCCCCGGGCCGCGGTTTCTGGATGCCCCGGGCCAGCCGGCCGGCATGGTTGGCGCCGTGGTCAGGGACGGCAAGGCGATCGTTGCGGGGTATCTGACCAATAGTGGGGACCGTGCCGAAATCAGCCCGACGGCGCAGGCCCAGCTGGCGGCCGTTGCCGGCAGCCAAGATCCGGTGACACTGAACCTCGATGGGTTGGGCCGCTACCGGGTGGTGTCCGCCCTGAGCCGCCGCGGTGACGAACTCATCGTCACCGGCCTTTCGATGTCGGATGTGGACGCGACCATGATCCGAATGCTGATCATTTTCGGCATCGTCACCATCGTCGCATTGGTCGCGGCCACCACCGCCGGCGCGATTATCATTCGGCGGGCACTGGCCCCGTTGCGCCGGGTGGCCCAAACCGCAACGGAAGTCGTCGATTTGCCGTTGGATCGCGGCGAAGTCGAATTGCCGGTGCGGGTATCGGAGACCGACGCCAACCCCGACACCGAGGTGGGTCAGCTTGGGTCGGCGCTCAACCGGATGCTCGATCACATTGCCGCCGCACTGTCGACCCGGCAGGCAAGCGAGACGCGGGTTCGTCAATTCGTCGCCGACGCCAGTCATGAGCTGCGCACCCCGCTGGCCGCGATTCGCGGGTACACCGAGCTGGCGCAACGAATGGGTGATGACCGTGCCGCGGTCGCCCATGCGATGAGCCGGGTGGGGTCCGAGACGGAGCGGATCACCAGTCTGGTCGAGGACCTGTTGCTGCTGGCCCGGTTGGACTCCGGCCGTCCGCTGGAACGCGAGCCGGTCGATATGTCCCGGCTGGCGGTCGATGCCGTCAGCGATGCGCATATCGCCGGACCGGATCACCAGTGGGAGCTTGACCTGCCCGCAGAACCGGTAGTCGTCACCGGCGATGCCGCACGGCTACACCAAGTCGTCGCCAACCTGCTGGCCAATGCTCGTATCCACACCGGCCCCGGCGCCGTCGTCACCACCCGGCTCAGTAGTGGGCCGACGCATGTGGTGCTGGAGGTGATCGACAACGGTCCGGGCATTCCCGAGGCGATGCAGTCGGAGATATTCGAGCGGTTCGCCCGCGGTGATACCTCCCGCTCCCGCAAGGGCGGCAGCACCGGCCTGGGCCTGGCGATCGTGGCGGCCGTGGTGAAGGCGCACAACGGCACCATCACCGTCAACAGCTCGCCCGGACGCACCGAGTTTGCGGTGCGGCTGCCACTTGACGCGTGGCAACGATCCGGCGTGCCGCCCGGCTGA
- a CDS encoding response regulator transcription factor yields the protein MCRADGQPVSVLVVDDEPVLAEMVSMALRYEGWNIATASDGASAIASARAERPDVVVLDVMLPDMSGLEVLHRLRKENPALPVLLLTAKDAVEDRIAGLTAGGDDYVTKPFSIEEVVLRLRALLRRTGVTTVDSGAQLVVGDLVLDEDSHEVTRAGELISLTSTEFELLRFMMRNSKRVLSKAQILDRVWSYDFGGRSNIVELYISYLRKKIDNGREPMIHTLRGAGYVLKPAR from the coding sequence ATGTGCCGCGCCGATGGTCAACCGGTAAGCGTGTTGGTCGTCGATGACGAACCCGTTCTGGCCGAGATGGTGTCAATGGCACTGCGTTACGAGGGCTGGAACATCGCCACCGCCTCTGATGGAGCGTCTGCGATCGCGTCCGCCCGCGCCGAGCGCCCTGACGTCGTCGTACTCGACGTGATGCTGCCCGACATGAGCGGGCTGGAAGTCCTGCATCGCTTGCGTAAGGAGAACCCAGCGCTGCCGGTGCTGCTGTTGACGGCCAAGGATGCGGTGGAGGATCGCATCGCCGGGTTGACCGCTGGCGGAGACGATTACGTGACCAAGCCGTTCAGCATCGAGGAGGTCGTGCTGCGGCTGCGGGCGCTGCTGCGACGCACCGGTGTGACCACCGTGGACAGCGGGGCTCAGCTGGTCGTGGGGGACCTGGTGCTCGATGAGGACAGTCATGAAGTGACACGCGCCGGCGAGCTGATTTCGTTGACATCAACCGAATTCGAATTGCTACGGTTCATGATGCGTAACTCCAAGCGGGTACTGAGTAAGGCGCAGATTCTGGACCGGGTATGGAGTTATGACTTCGGCGGCCGGTCCAACATCGTCGAGCTCTACATCTCCTACCTGCGCAAGAAGATCGACAACGGTCGCGAACCCATGATTCACACGCTGCGCGGCGCAGGTTATGTCCTCAAACCGGCTCGTTAG
- a CDS encoding DUF6131 family protein — protein MIVVGAILLILGFVFGIHLLTTLGVILLVIGAVLWVMGSVGRPVAGRRYWY, from the coding sequence ATGATCGTCGTCGGTGCCATCCTGCTCATCCTGGGGTTTGTGTTCGGTATCCATTTGCTGACCACCCTTGGTGTCATCCTGTTGGTGATCGGTGCGGTGCTGTGGGTCATGGGCTCGGTGGGTCGCCCGGTGGCCGGCCGGCGGTATTGGTACTGA
- a CDS encoding MmcQ/YjbR family DNA-binding protein has protein sequence MADRPARVDDVHRIAASMPHVKRLEGPKGNPIYQVGGKSFVFFRTPQPDAADPDRGERYTDVIMLWVESESDKFALIQDPGSPFFSTAHFDGHLSVLVRASRLAEIGTTELAELIQDAWLSRASKKRAETWLAAQSAQKT, from the coding sequence ATGGCTGATCGGCCCGCACGGGTTGACGACGTCCATCGGATCGCCGCGTCGATGCCGCACGTCAAACGCCTGGAAGGGCCCAAAGGCAACCCCATCTATCAGGTGGGCGGCAAATCGTTCGTGTTCTTTCGCACCCCGCAACCGGACGCGGCCGATCCGGACCGCGGGGAGCGCTATACCGACGTGATCATGCTCTGGGTGGAGTCCGAAAGCGACAAATTTGCGCTTATCCAGGATCCTGGGTCGCCATTCTTTTCCACGGCCCATTTCGACGGGCATCTGTCAGTGCTGGTGCGAGCCAGTCGGTTGGCCGAAATCGGCACCACCGAATTAGCCGAACTCATTCAGGACGCCTGGCTGTCGCGCGCCTCCAAGAAGCGGGCCGAGACGTGGCTGGCCGCCCAAAGCGCCCAGAAAACCTAG
- a CDS encoding PE family protein, translating into MSYLLVAPELLTSAATDLEGIASALSTANLAAAVPTTGMLAAGADEVSAAVASLFAGYGQAYQSISLQANAFQAQFIQAINGAGGAYAAAEAASTSPLQAFEDTVLGVINAPTQTLLGRPLIGDGAAGTAANPNGGAGGFLYGNGGNGFSQTTAGVAGGAGGAAGLIGNGGMGGAGGAGAAGGAGGTGGWLYGSGGSGGSGGIGTSAVGFNGGAGGSGGAGGAAGLFGVGGAGGAGGTGGAAGGYDNGSGLTGLSAGSGGAGGSGGAGGWMNGNAGAGGHGGDGGDGNAANNGGVGGNGGAGGAGGASRLFGDGGAGGAGGAGGLNGNYNGGGGNGGAGGNGGHSGWILGNAGAGGQGGAGGAGAYEDESNSVLDGYFGGNGGAGGSGGAAGLIGTGGAGAAGGAGGLSVYEGAGDGGAGGNGGAGGWIFGDAGAGGQGGVGGNGFLLRQAGSPYTGYWSGNGGAGGSGGAAGLFGAGGAGGAGGAGGLYGDDYSGNGGNGGNGGAGGMLFGDAGAGGQGGAGGDDFAVLDSSGNTYGYYGDSGGTGGMGGSGGAAGLFGAGGAGGSGGAGGALGYGPGVGGAGGNGGRGGWLFGAAGAGGDGGAGGDGYVTYDGTFSQYAGADFGAGGGAGGSGGAAGLFGVGGTGGAGGAGGLGGYGVAGTGGDGGAGGAGGTLIGTGGTGGQGGAGGDGVNDTVTGFVNGFGGSGGAGGAGGVGGGWFGDGGAGGAGGAGGDSFQGYYSGGNGGSGGSGGAAQFIGNGGAGGSGAIGGAGSPTGPGNDGEQGLEGAAGTGGLLFGSVG; encoded by the coding sequence ATGTCATACCTTTTGGTGGCGCCAGAATTGCTGACGTCGGCGGCGACCGATCTGGAAGGAATCGCCTCGGCGCTGAGCACGGCCAACCTGGCCGCGGCGGTCCCGACCACCGGGATGCTGGCCGCTGGAGCCGATGAGGTCTCGGCGGCTGTGGCGTCGCTGTTCGCCGGCTATGGACAGGCCTACCAATCGATTAGCTTGCAGGCGAATGCATTTCAGGCGCAGTTCATCCAGGCGATCAATGGTGCGGGCGGCGCCTACGCGGCCGCGGAGGCGGCCAGCACCTCGCCGTTGCAGGCCTTCGAAGACACGGTGCTGGGTGTGATCAATGCACCGACCCAGACGTTGTTGGGGCGTCCACTGATCGGCGATGGCGCCGCCGGGACCGCGGCGAATCCAAACGGCGGGGCCGGCGGGTTCTTGTACGGCAATGGCGGCAACGGCTTTTCTCAAACCACAGCCGGGGTTGCCGGCGGGGCCGGCGGCGCTGCGGGCCTGATCGGCAACGGTGGGATGGGCGGGGCCGGCGGGGCCGGCGCGGCAGGTGGTGCCGGCGGGACGGGCGGATGGTTGTACGGCTCCGGCGGCTCCGGCGGGAGCGGGGGCATTGGCACGAGCGCGGTGGGCTTCAACGGTGGGGCCGGTGGTTCCGGCGGGGCGGGCGGAGCTGCCGGCTTGTTTGGTGTGGGTGGAGCGGGTGGGGCCGGTGGTACCGGGGGAGCCGCCGGCGGTTATGACAACGGTTCCGGTCTCACCGGTCTGAGCGCCGGAAGCGGTGGGGCCGGCGGTAGTGGCGGCGCCGGCGGCTGGATGAACGGCAACGCCGGGGCTGGCGGGCACGGCGGGGACGGCGGCGACGGCAACGCCGCGAACAACGGTGGGGTGGGCGGCAACGGAGGCGCCGGCGGCGCAGGGGGAGCCTCTCGGCTGTTCGGCGACGGTGGCGCCGGTGGTGCCGGCGGGGCCGGCGGGCTGAACGGTAATTACAACGGTGGTGGCGGCAACGGAGGCGCTGGCGGCAACGGTGGTCACAGCGGATGGATTCTCGGCAACGCCGGAGCCGGCGGGCAGGGTGGTGCCGGCGGGGCCGGGGCCTATGAGGATGAGTCCAACAGCGTGTTAGACGGCTATTTCGGTGGCAACGGCGGAGCCGGTGGCAGCGGTGGTGCTGCCGGGTTGATCGGTACCGGCGGGGCCGGCGCAGCAGGTGGGGCCGGTGGGCTCAGTGTTTACGAAGGTGCCGGCGACGGCGGTGCCGGGGGCAATGGCGGAGCTGGCGGATGGATCTTCGGCGATGCCGGGGCCGGCGGGCAAGGTGGAGTCGGTGGTAACGGGTTCCTGCTGCGGCAAGCCGGCAGCCCGTATACCGGTTACTGGAGTGGCAACGGTGGCGCCGGGGGCAGTGGCGGTGCTGCCGGGTTGTTTGGCGCCGGCGGGGCCGGCGGGGCGGGTGGTGCCGGCGGCCTCTACGGCGACGACTATTCGGGCAACGGGGGTAACGGGGGCAATGGTGGGGCCGGCGGGATGCTGTTCGGTGATGCCGGGGCCGGTGGCCAAGGTGGAGCAGGCGGTGACGATTTCGCCGTTCTCGATTCTTCCGGCAACACGTACGGGTACTACGGCGATAGCGGCGGAACCGGCGGTATGGGCGGCAGCGGTGGCGCGGCCGGGCTGTTCGGTGCCGGTGGGGCCGGCGGATCGGGTGGCGCGGGAGGCGCCCTTGGCTACGGTCCCGGTGTCGGCGGCGCTGGCGGTAATGGTGGCCGTGGTGGCTGGCTGTTCGGCGCCGCGGGTGCCGGCGGCGACGGGGGTGCCGGCGGGGATGGCTACGTCACGTATGACGGCACCTTCTCGCAATACGCCGGGGCGGACTTTGGGGCCGGCGGTGGTGCCGGTGGCAGCGGTGGAGCTGCCGGGCTCTTCGGAGTCGGCGGGACCGGCGGGGCCGGCGGGGCAGGTGGGCTCGGCGGGTACGGCGTCGCCGGCACTGGTGGGGACGGCGGCGCCGGCGGTGCCGGCGGGACGTTGATCGGGACCGGCGGGACCGGCGGGCAAGGTGGTGCCGGCGGAGACGGCGTCAATGACACGGTCACCGGCTTTGTCAACGGTTTCGGCGGTTCTGGTGGTGCGGGCGGTGCCGGTGGTGTCGGCGGCGGATGGTTCGGCGACGGCGGCGCGGGCGGCGCCGGAGGCGCCGGCGGGGACAGCTTCCAAGGCTATTACTCAGGCGGAAACGGCGGCAGCGGCGGCAGCGGCGGGGCCGCCCAATTCATCGGCAACGGCGGTGCCGGTGGGTCCGGGGCCATCGGCGGAGCGGGCTCCCCCACTGGTCCAGGCAACGATGGTGAACAGGGGCTCGAGGGCGCCGCTGGTACCGGCGGGCTGCTCTTCGGAAGCGTGGGCTAG
- a CDS encoding class I SAM-dependent methyltransferase produces the protein MPRTDNDSWTITESVGATALGVAAARAAETESENPLIEDPFARVFVDAAGDGMWSIFANPSLLAGAPEIESQVGARVRQMIDFMATRTAFFDEFFLGVADAGVRQVVILASGLDSRAWRLPWPDGTVVYELDQPRVLEFKSATLRQHGARPTAQLVNIPIDLRQDWPAALLDSGFDASKPTAWSAEGLVRYLPAQAQDLLFERIDALSPAGSWLATNVPQEGFLDPDLVRRQHEEMQRMRAAAGRLVEIQMPAVEDLWYAEERTPVADWLGEHGWRASATTSAELLTRYGRPVPNDAEGPVPPTLFVSAHRPVA, from the coding sequence ATGCCACGAACCGACAATGATTCCTGGACCATCACCGAGAGCGTGGGAGCCACCGCCTTGGGTGTGGCAGCCGCCCGGGCCGCGGAGACCGAGAGCGAGAACCCCCTCATCGAGGACCCGTTCGCGCGAGTCTTTGTCGACGCCGCCGGCGATGGCATGTGGAGCATATTCGCCAACCCCTCTTTGCTGGCCGGCGCACCAGAAATCGAGTCACAGGTGGGGGCTCGGGTCCGCCAGATGATCGACTTCATGGCGACGCGGACGGCATTCTTCGATGAGTTCTTTCTGGGTGTGGCCGACGCCGGTGTGCGGCAAGTGGTGATCCTGGCGTCCGGTCTGGATTCGCGCGCCTGGCGGTTGCCGTGGCCGGACGGCACCGTCGTATACGAGCTTGATCAGCCCAGGGTGCTCGAATTCAAGTCCGCCACCTTGCGCCAGCACGGTGCCCGGCCGACGGCGCAACTGGTGAACATCCCGATAGATCTGCGCCAGGACTGGCCAGCGGCCTTGTTGGACAGCGGTTTTGACGCCTCGAAGCCGACTGCCTGGTCAGCCGAAGGGCTGGTGCGCTACCTTCCGGCTCAAGCTCAGGATCTGCTGTTCGAGCGCATCGATGCACTCAGCCCCGCCGGAAGCTGGCTGGCAACGAACGTGCCCCAGGAAGGCTTCTTGGATCCCGATCTGGTGCGCCGCCAACACGAGGAAATGCAGCGGATGCGAGCGGCGGCCGGCCGACTGGTGGAGATCCAGATGCCGGCCGTCGAAGACCTTTGGTACGCCGAAGAGCGCACCCCGGTCGCGGATTGGCTGGGTGAGCACGGCTGGCGCGCGTCGGCCACGACCTCGGCCGAATTGCTGACCCGCTACGGGCGTCCGGTGCCCAACGATGCCGAAGGACCGGTCCCGCCCACCCTTTTCGTGTCCGCACATCGGCCCGTGGCCTGA
- a CDS encoding nuclear transport factor 2 family protein, with the protein MTRTPQEVFAHHGRALAAGDLDEIIADYDDDSVLLTAASVARGKDAIRQVFVKLLDDLPGATWDLKSQVFDGDLLFLEWAADSAHHRVDDGVDTFIFDGGMIRAQTVRYTPQAKG; encoded by the coding sequence ATGACACGGACGCCGCAGGAAGTATTCGCCCACCACGGCCGCGCGCTCGCCGCCGGTGACCTCGACGAGATCATCGCCGACTACGACGACGACTCCGTGCTACTGACCGCTGCGAGTGTCGCGCGCGGCAAGGATGCCATCCGCCAGGTGTTCGTCAAGTTGCTCGACGACCTGCCCGGGGCCACCTGGGACCTGAAATCCCAGGTCTTCGACGGCGACCTGTTGTTCCTGGAATGGGCCGCCGATTCCGCGCACCACCGGGTTGACGACGGCGTGGACACCTTCATCTTCGACGGCGGCATGATCCGGGCCCAAACGGTTCGATACACGCCACAAGCCAAGGGCTGA